A DNA window from Mya arenaria isolate MELC-2E11 chromosome 17, ASM2691426v1 contains the following coding sequences:
- the LOC128224166 gene encoding uncharacterized protein LOC128224166, with the protein MGCEIHRKGTTVTGTLGGFIEHPEYGLCGIISAHVALHPDELYECKYRGGHLKLNHWPERYVHDRDIYQPAAYDESQPTGHLVEAVYIEGDNITSGVDIAIFKITDRLPVDGTFPAQIRAEQKEATTLKFTSGKTTGSINTSNHTLWKFGKTSGQTRGQMEFVTPFVSVKEIHLRCMAGDFQVMQMNLHQVTSIDEIPFACPGDSGALVFLDREDLVCVGVIEGGFEGGGPVFVSPINSILKHCNVTQLKSFYPTQGEMAASISELQKQITKNNQQWRQTLVKYYASWKKFNKVKPQTTMQIQINRQISKEKI; encoded by the exons ATGGGTTGTGAAATCCATCGGAAAGGCACTACAGTTACTGGCACGCTTGGAGGTTTCATTGAACATCCAGAATATGGACTGTGTGGCATTATATCTGCTCATGTTGCTTTGCATCCTGATGAACTTTACGAATGTAAATATCGAGGCGGCCATTTGAAACTAAACCACTGGCCAGAAAGGTATGTCCACGATAGAGACATTTACCAGCCTGCAGCGTATGACGAATCACAACCGACTGGACATCTTGTGGAAGCCGTTTACATTGAAGGTGACAACATCACATCTGGGGTGGATATagccattttcaaaataacagACAGGCTTCCAGTGGATGGAACATTCCCAGCGCAGATTCGAGctg AACAAAAAGAAGCTACAACCCTGAAATTCACAAGCGGAAAGACAACAGGCTCCATTAACACAAGTAACCATACGCTTTGGAAATTTGGGAAAACAAGCGGACAAACAAGAGGACAAATGGAATTTGTGACACCATTTGTAAGTgtaaaagaaattcatttaaggTGTATGGCAGGTGATTTCCAAGTCATGCAAATGAATTTACATCAAGTAACATCAATTGATGAAATACCTTTTGCATGCCCTGGTGATTCCGGGGCGTTAGTGTTTCTAGATAGAGAAGATCTTGTTTGTGTTGGGGTTATTGAAGGTGGATTTGAAGGAGGTGGTCCCGTCTTCGTTTCGCCTATTAACTCCATTCTCAAACACTGCAATGTTACTCAGCTGAAATCATTTTACCCAACACAAGGAGAAATGGCCGCAAGTATAAGTGAACtgcaaaaacaaattacaaaaaataaccaACAATGGCGACAAACTTTAGTGAAATATTACGCAAGTTGGAAGAAATTCAACAAGGTAAAACCACAAACAACAATGCAAATCCAGATCAATAGGCAAATctcaaaagaaaaaatatga
- the LOC128224334 gene encoding sex-determining region Y protein-like, whose amino-acid sequence MAFEEHRGREPPYRQHHEREMAFEGNRGWDAPCRQHHERELAFEGHRGWEPPCRQHYKREMAFEEHRGREPPCRQYHEREMAFEEHRDWEPPCRQHHEREMAFEGHRGREPPCRQHHEREMAFEEHRGWEPPCRQHHEREMAFEEHRGREAHVDNTMNEIWHLRNTVVGSSHVDSTMNERWHLTNTVVGSPHVDSTMNER is encoded by the coding sequence ATGGCATTTGAGGAACACCGTGGTCGGGAGCCCCCGTATCGACAACACCATGAACGAGAGATGGCATTTGAGGGAAACCGTGGTTGGGATGCCCCATGTCGACAGCACCATGAACGAGAGTTGGCATTTGAGGGACACCGTGGTTGGGAGCCCCCATGTCGACAACACTATAAACGAGAGATGGCATTTGAGGAACACCGTGGTCGGGAGCCCCCATGTCGACAGTACCATGAACGAGAGATGGCATTTGAGGAACACCGTGATTGGGAGCCCCCATGTCGACAGCATCATGAACGAGAGATGGCATTTGAGGGACACCGTGGTCGGGAGCCCCCATGTCGACAGCACCATGAACGAGAGATGGCATTTGAGGAACACCGTGGTTGGGAGCCCCCATGTCGACAGCACCATGAACGAGAGATGGCATTTGAGGAACACCGTGGTCGGGAGGCCCATGTCGACAACACCATGAACGAGATATGGCATTTGAGGAACACCGTGGTCGGGAGCTCCCATGTCGACAGCACCATGAACGAGAGATGGCATTTGACGAACACCGTGGTTGGGAGCCCCCATGTTGACAGCACCATGAACGAGAGATGA